The nucleotide window GGCCAAGGAGCAGATCGCTTTTGCCGATGTCATCATCCTCAACAAGTGCGACCTCGTGACGCCGGAGGAACTCAACGCGCTGGAGCGGCGCATCCGCGGCATGAACGCGCTTGCGAAGATTCACCGTACAACCAATGCGCAACTCCCGATCGCCGACGTGCTCGACGTGGGAGGCTTCAACCTCGACCGCGCGATGGAACTCGATCCCCACTTCCTTGAGGAAGAGGAGGACGAACACGATCACTCCCACTGCGACCACGAGCATGGCCATTGCGAGCATGACCACGACCACTCGGATTGCGATCACGACCACGGCGAGTGCAAACACGAGGAGCATCACCACCACCATCATCACCACGATGAAACGGTCACCAGTGTGGCCTTGGAGCACGTGGGTGATTGCGACGGCGAAAAACTGAATGCCTGGCTGAGCGAACTCCTTCGCACCAAGGGACAGGACCTCTTCCGCACCAAGGGTATCGTTGCCATGCGCAACAACCCGAAGCGCATTGTCTTCCAAGGTGTTCACATGATCATGAACGCGGCGGACGGCGGGCCCTGGGGCGAGCGCCAGCGCAAGAGCGTGCTGGTTTTCATCGGTCGCCACCTTGATCGTGCGGAACTCTCCAAGGCCTTCCAGGCCTGCACCCTGTAAATCCCCATGGGCTTGAAAAAATACGCCGCCGTCCAGGCGGATGACTGCATCCTGAATGTTCAGTGGGCCGGCGACCACCTGTGCGTCACGCCGGTCACCGGGGCGACCCTGGTGATCGACAAGGAAGGCGAGATCACCAGCGCCCTGCCCGACCATGGTCTTGGAAATGGAGCTTCCTCCGCGACGCCCGACCTCATTGCGACCTGCGGGTTCGATGGCAGGGTGCGCTTTCACTCCCTTCCTGCCTGTGAACCCGTCGCCGAGGTCAAACTCGGCCGCAGCGTGATTGAGCGCGTCGTCTGGAGTCCGGACGGCCAGCACCTCGCGGTCGGCTTCGGCAAGAATCTCCTCGTCCTCGACCGCAAGGGAGAAACCGTCGCCACCTTCGGCGAACATCAGACCTCGGTGACTGATGCGGCGTGGAATCCAAAAAGCGCCCGCGAGGTTGCCGCTGTCAGCGGAGGCGGTGCGCGCATGTGGCGCCTCGGGGCCACCGAGCCATTCGCGAAGTTTGACTGGGGCGGCGCAAGCCTTTCCGTGGCCTGGAGTCCGGATGGCCGCTGGCTCGTAACCGGCGACCAGACCGCGAGTGTTCACCTCTACGATTTCAATCGCGACT belongs to Terrimicrobium sacchariphilum and includes:
- a CDS encoding CobW family GTP-binding protein; its protein translation is MATEDTRVPVTILTGFLGAGKTTLLNRILTEEHGLRIAVIENEFGEIGIDHELVINTDEELFEMNNGCICCTVRGDLIRILGSLMKRRDKFDHILIETTGLADPGPVVQTFFADEEMQDKLKVNAVVTLVDAKHILLHIDDSEEAKEQIAFADVIILNKCDLVTPEELNALERRIRGMNALAKIHRTTNAQLPIADVLDVGGFNLDRAMELDPHFLEEEEDEHDHSHCDHEHGHCEHDHDHSDCDHDHGECKHEEHHHHHHHHDETVTSVALEHVGDCDGEKLNAWLSELLRTKGQDLFRTKGIVAMRNNPKRIVFQGVHMIMNAADGGPWGERQRKSVLVFIGRHLDRAELSKAFQACTL
- a CDS encoding WD40 repeat domain-containing protein, which translates into the protein MKKYAAVQADDCILNVQWAGDHLCVTPVTGATLVIDKEGEITSALPDHGLGNGASSATPDLIATCGFDGRVRFHSLPACEPVAEVKLGRSVIERVVWSPDGQHLAVGFGKNLLVLDRKGETVATFGEHQTSVTDAAWNPKSAREVAAVSGGGARMWRLGATEPFAKFDWGGASLSVAWSPDGRWLVTGDQTASVHLYDFNRDYPLHIQGYETKVKAMAFSPDGKKLATGGSPMVTVWDCTPKNGPEGSTPSQLQFHQGDVEAIAWSPDGKYLATGDILGRLVLSANDKPVSAFQGENNITSLAWNADSTLLAVGDGDGLVVVFQAV